The Candidatus Koribacter versatilis Ellin345 genome has a segment encoding these proteins:
- a CDS encoding VOC family protein, protein MPHPVMYFEIGCRDVAATRDFYKSLFDWEMDESKPNYVGLPKGAAHGIGGHIMSLGHEPHQYTLFYVEVEDIAAYAEKAKGLGGKVVVPPVDIGEGKFAWIQDNGGNTVGLWEPSK, encoded by the coding sequence ATGCCTCATCCCGTCATGTATTTCGAAATCGGCTGCCGCGATGTGGCTGCCACCCGCGACTTCTACAAATCCCTCTTCGACTGGGAGATGGACGAGAGCAAGCCCAACTATGTCGGGCTCCCCAAGGGCGCCGCGCATGGCATCGGCGGGCACATCATGTCTCTCGGACATGAGCCTCACCAATACACCTTGTTCTACGTCGAAGTAGAGGACATCGCGGCCTATGCCGAGAAGGCAAAGGGCCTCGGTGGCAAGGTGGTCGTCCCGCCGGTGGACATCGGAGAAGGCAAGTTTGCCTGGATCCAGGACAACGGCGGCAATACGGTTGGGCTCTGGGAACCTTCTAAGTAG
- a CDS encoding energy transducer TonB yields the protein MRFFFSALLVIGMAQGLGAQPPQDIPHCPFKAPRDDCATVPKATFTPQPNFSDYARKKRLEGNVILSLTVLSDGTVDDVKVTRSLEKSLDEQAIKTVRTWKFEPSMYQGKPISYSTAVEVNFRLY from the coding sequence GTGCGGTTCTTCTTTTCCGCGCTCCTGGTTATTGGCATGGCGCAGGGCTTAGGTGCTCAGCCACCGCAGGATATCCCACATTGTCCCTTCAAAGCCCCGCGTGACGACTGCGCGACAGTCCCAAAAGCGACTTTCACGCCGCAACCGAATTTCTCGGATTACGCGCGGAAGAAGCGGCTCGAGGGAAACGTGATCTTATCGCTCACCGTGCTGTCGGATGGTACGGTTGACGATGTGAAGGTGACGCGCAGCCTGGAGAAGAGCCTTGATGAGCAGGCAATAAAAACGGTCCGAACCTGGAAGTTCGAACCGTCTATGTACCAGGGAAAGCCAATTTCGTACTCGACCGCGGTGGAAGTGAACTTTCGTCTTTACTGA